A DNA window from Pleuronectes platessa chromosome 19, fPlePla1.1, whole genome shotgun sequence contains the following coding sequences:
- the LOC128425224 gene encoding protein AMBP has translation MKTTVVLVPLLLLGWTGTLQGLPVLPEPLYPTQENFDLTRFVGTWHDVALTSSCPHMQRNRADAAIGKLVLEKDTGNKLKVTRTRLRHGTCVEMSGEYELTSTPGRIFYHIDRWDADVDAYVVHTNYDEYAIIIMSKQKTSGENSTSLKLYSRTMSVRDTVLDDFKTLVRHQGMSDDTIIIKQNKGDCIPGEQVEEAPSQPEPKRLRRQVLPTLALSDEEGSGDMSALFNDSEACKAAPETGPCFGFIQRFFYNSTSMRCELFTYGGCLGNQNNFVTVRECLQRCRTEAVCRLPMAPEPCTGQPTIWAFDFVTGSCMPYKDGICQANANQFYSRAECQEYCGVIKDDGELLTAS, from the exons ATGAAGACAACAGTGGttctggttcctctgctgctcctgggTTGGACCGGGACCCTCCAGGGCCTCCCTGTGCTCCCTGAACCTCTTTACCCGACACAGGAGAACTTTGATCTGACCCGG TTTGTGGGGACATGGCACGATGTTGCCTTGACGAGCAGCTGCCCCCATATGCAGCGTAACAGGGCGGATGCAGCCATTGGTAAACTGGTTCTGGAGAAAGACACTGGAAACAAACTCAAGGTGACACGAACTAGACTCAG acatgGAACATGTGTGGAGATGTCTGGAGAATATGAGTTAACCAGCACACCAGGACGAATCTTCTACCATATTGACA ggtGGGATGCAGACGTGGACGCCTACGTGGTTCACACCAACTACGACGAGTACGCAATTATAataatgagcaaacagaaaacaTCGGGGGAGAACAGCACCTCACTCAAGCTGTACA GTCGGACGATGTCTGTGAGAGACACTGTGCTGGATGACTTCAAAACTCTGGTCAGACATCAGGGAATGAGTGACGACACCATTATCATCAAGCAGAACAAAG GTGACTGTATTCCTGGAGAGCAGGTGGAAGAAGCACCATCTCAGCCAGAGCCCAAG CGGCTGAGGAGACAGGTGCTGCCGACTCTGGCTCTTTCAGACGAGGAGGGATCCGGGGATATGTCAGCTCTGTTCAATGATAGCG AGGCCTGCAAAGCGGCACCGGAGACCGGACCGTGCTTTGGGTTCATTCAGCGTTTCTTCTACAACTCGACCTCGATGCGCTGTGAGCTCTTCACCTACGGAGGGTGTCTGGGCAACCAGAACAACTTTGTTACTGTGAGAGAGTGTCTGCAGAGATGTCGCACTGAGG ctgtgtgCCGTCTGCCCATGGCCCCCGAGCCCTGCACAGGTCAGCCGACCATCTGGGCCTTCGACTTCGTCACTGGTTCATGCATGCCCTACAAAGACGGCATCTGCCAGGCCAACGCCAACCAGTTCTACAGCAGGGCAGAGTGTCAGGAGTACTGCGGCGTGATTAAAGATG ATGGAGAGCTGCTGACGGCAAGTTGA
- the nrarpa gene encoding notch-regulated ankyrin repeat-containing protein A translates to MSQAEVSTCSAPQRVFQEAVKKGNTKELHSLLQNMTNCEFNVNSFGPEGQTALHQSVIDGNLELVKLLVKFGADIRLANREGWSALHIAAFGGHQDIVLYLITKAKYSSGAR, encoded by the coding sequence ATGAGCCAGGCGGAGGTGTCGACGTGCTCCGCGCCGCAGAGGGTTTTCCAGGAGGCGGTGAAGAAGGGCAACACCAAGGAGCTGCACTCGTTGCTGCAGAACATGACGAACTGCGAGTTCAACGTCAACTCCTTCGGGCCGGAGGGACAGACGGCCCTGCACCAGTCCGTCATAGACGGCAACCTGGAGCTGGTAAAACTGCTGGTGAAGTTTGGCGCAGACATCCGACTGGCCAACAGGGAAGGGTGGAGCGCTTTACACATCGCCGCCTTCGGGGGCCACCAAGACATTGTGCTATACCTCATCACCAAGGCCAAGTACTCCTCTGGCGCCCGGTga